The region GATGAAAGATGAGTTGAATCGTTTTCTAGAAGAAGTATTTCAGGCTAGTGTAACTAAAATCTCGATTAAGACTAGAATTGGACGTGATAATCCAGAAGAGTTCCATGATTTGATGTCAATCTTTAACCAATATCCACTGGAGGAGTTAATCATACATCCAAGAATTCAAAAAGACATGTATAAGAATACTCCGAATCTACCAGTGTTTGCGGAAGGATTACTTCTAAGCAAACATGAGGTTTGTTATAACGGGGACATTTTTACTGTGGATGATTATAAAAATTTTATCGCTAATTTTCCACAAGTGAAGGCAGTCATGCTTGGAAGAGGAATTATTGCAAACCCAGCTATCATTCAAGAAATAACTTTAGGAAAAGGTTTGGATAAGAGTATTTTAAAAGAGTTTCATAGTCGACTCGTAATAGATTACCAGCGGATTTTATCAGGAGACCGTGATGTGTTGTTTAAGATGAAAGAAGTATGGCATTACTGGTCTTTTATATTTACAAATTCTGAGAAGTATATAAAGAAGATTAGAAAAGCACAACGAATATCAGATTATGTACTAGCGGTTGAAAACTTATTCTACGAACAAGAGATTAAAAAAGATGCGGGTTACAATTCTTAATTCTACGTTTCAAATCTTTATATAAAAGGTTGTTGCTAAGATTTATTCTAAAAGAAACAATTATTTTATATAGCATATGCTAAATAGAAGGAATAAATAAAGGAAAATTATGATGGATTTCTCGGAAGACTTTTGTTATCGTGAAAAAGACCTTTACAATACAAAAGAATTTAAAGAATGTGATTATTCGAAACCAAGGGAACAACAAATGACTGGAGAAGGAAGTAAAGAAGCTGGATTAGAGGCGATTTACGGTACGATAACCAGTGTTGATACTATTTACTCTCGGACAAAAAAAGAATGTATTGAATATTATGATATTGAAGTGAATGCTAAATTTAATGGTATAGTTCATTTTATTCTTAGTGCAAATACTTTTTTTGTAGACTGCTTTTATGGTGTTAAAGGTGTAAAGGTAGTTGGTTTTTTCGATCCTTCGTTACCGATTCCTCTGATTTATCCTCCCCGCTATCAAATTAGAGTAATTGCACTAGACTTACCTAGTCGTTTTGTGAAAGCTGATTTTTTTGATTGCTTATTAGTTAGTCAAGACAATCAATTAGAACTTGAGATAACAAATAATGCGTATATTATAAATGAAGATAAAGGAACACCATATTGCGGAAATATTTCAAATAAATATATGGTCGCTTTATATAGTAGCTCGACAAAAAGCATTCCCGCAAAAACGCAGCCTAATGTCATTATTGTTCTTCGTTAATTCATGATTGAGTGTAATTTAAATTAAGTTGACGGACAACAGGAGTGAATTATATCTATTCTTATTGTGGATATACTGGTGGTTTGGTTGTTCTTTAAGATAGCGAAGGAAAACAGGTACTAACTCCTATCGCTCATAGTAATTAAATGAAATATTTATAACAAGGGAAAGTTTGCGAAGATACTTTTTCTTGTTTTTATAAGAGATAATAAGATTTATAAAAATATGATGACTCATATTATTAAATCTATGTTATCTCTTTTATTATATCAATAGTTTACAGAAACATTACAAAAAAGAGAGTGTTATTCCTAAGTACACAAAAAGTAATTATTTGTAACAATTTGTTTTCTGTTTTTTCATCTTTGTAACTATCGTATTAAATAAATTTAACAAATCTATTAAAAGAACTTTTCATGTTGGAATAAATATGGTATAATAGTATTGTCAAACTACAATTTTTATTGTATAATAAAAAAATCAAAAGAAAAGTTAACAATTTCGTCATAATTAATACATAATTTTGTAGTATAATTGAAACAGTATAGAAACAAAAATACAGAATTTAATATTTTCGAAATTTTAATAAAAAAAATACAAGTTAGGATAAGGCTTTATAAAGTCGGGAAAGGAACTGAACTCATGCTACCATTAATGAGAAAAAACAAGTTACGAATTGCTATCGTGGGCGCAGTAGTTGGTTTAGGAGCGGCAGTAGCTATTCCAAATAGTGTAGCGAAAGATTATGCGCAGGAAGTAAATGCAAGAGCGATGGTTGCTCAGCAACTTAGTTACGATGATATTTCACCTGGTTTAATAAATGTAAGTCCAGTAAATCTTGAAAATAATAAGGTTACATTTTCGTTAAATAACTCAGGAGAAAAAGATACTTCTTCTTCAAAGTTAGAGGATAATAAAAAGCCTCAAAATCAAGAGAATCAAAAGAAAGACGTTAATTCATCAAACGTGGTTAACCCAGAAGATAATAGTGATAAAGTAGACCCATCTAAAGTAGTTTCTAATGATGCAGATGATCAAACCGAAGAGTTATCTGGTGATAAATGTGTAGATGACTATACAACTGTAATGTCTGTAGATGATTCATTAGACACTCCAGAGAAGGAAGAAGTACCTGTAGTTGATGAAGAACCAGCTCCTAAATTTTATGATATTGGTGTAAGACATAGCACTGTAATGGAAATTCAACAAAGATTAATGGATCTTGGCTTTATGGAAGATGCAGAACCAACTGACTATTATGGTTCAATCACTGCGGAAGCAGTAAAAATGTTTCAGAGACAATCCGATTTAAAACAAGATGGAATCTTAGGGCCAGATACTTTTGAGATGTTATTATCTGACAATGCGAAGCATTATGCTGCTAAGTTAGGTATGGATGGTGCAGATATTAAGCGTATCCAACAGCGTCTCTATGAAATGGGCTATCTAGCTACTGCTGATATGGTAACAGGACATTTTGGTGATGTAACTGAAAGTGCTGTAAAGAAAATGCAGGAAAATAATGGACTAGGTGTAGATGGTAAAGTTGGTAAAATGACTGTGGACTTGCTCTATAGTGAAGAAGCTAAACCTAATCTTATAGCATATGGAGAACAATCAGATATCGTATTAGCTGCGCAGAAGAGATTAAAAGAACTTGGTTATTTAACCACTACTCCAGATGGTAAGTATGGTAATGATACATCAGTTGCAGTAAAGCAGTTCCAATCTAGAAATGACCTTGTAGTGGATGGTTTCTTAGGACCTTCAACAAGAGAGGTATTAAAGAGCTCTAGTGCAGTTCCAAACGGAGTAATGTTAGGTGATAGTGGTGATGCCGTTAAGCGTATTCAAGAGTTATTAAATAAATACGGATATCTTTCTTCTGCTAATATGACTGGATATTTTGGTGAAGTTACAGAAGATGCAGTAAAGAGTTTCCAAAAGAACAATGGTTTATCTGCAGACGGTAATGTTGGTGTTATGACCATGACAAAGTTAACAAGTTCTGATGTTGTGAAAGCGAGTTCTACATCTGGTGGAAGTAGTAATTCTGGAAGTTCCAATAGCAACAGCGGTTCTTCTAACTCTAGTAACTCGGGTAACTCAAGTAACTCAAGTAACTCAAGTAATACTTCTTCAAACAATAGCTCCTCTAACAATAACTCTAATAGTGGAGCAGTTAGTGGAAGCGTAAGTGAATTAATCCGTGTCGCTAAATCTAAAGTTGGTACTCCTTATATTTTAGGTGCAAAAGGGCCGAATGCATTTGATTGCTCTGGTTTTATTTATTGGTGCTTAAATCAAGTTGGAGTTAAACAGAGTTATTTAACATCAAGTGGTTGGAGAAGTGTTGGTAAATATAAGATGATAACAAGTTTATCTAATGTACAAGCCGGTGATATCATCGTTGTAAGAGGACATGTTGGTATTGCAGCTGGTAATGGTACAGTTATAGATGCTTCTTCTTCCAGTGGTAGAATTGTTTATCGTGATTTAAATTCTTGGTGGAGTAGTCGTTTTATTGTAGCATGGCGTATTTTTGATTAATTAGAATAAAAATGATAAGCAGCAAAGAGAGAAATCTATCAAATTTCTAACTTTGCTGTTTTTTATTGTATCTAAAAATATTTCATAATCTATCCTGATACCCATATATTATAAATAGCTAGTACGTAAGTAGTTGGGTTATCGTACACAGTGAATTGTTTTACAATTGACTGTGTACGATATATTGTAACTGCGGCCCAAAGTTTGCAGGCTGGAAAGGCATGGTTATTGGTATGAATTTAGAAAAGCAAGTATTAGAATTTTTAAATAATAGCCTTAATTGGTACCTTTCCACTACGCCATGTCTTTTCCAAAATGATATTGATAGAATAAATATTAATGAATTAGCAATATTCGAAGTAGAAAGTATATTAGAAGTTACGGATGCTGAGAGAATGAGATCCATTGAAAATATATTGAATTCTTTACCAACGAATGAAACGAATTTTTTTTATATAATTCATGGTTCAAAAGGAATAATCAAATTCTATTATGGAATAGCTCCTAATTTCGAATGTCGATTGGATGAGGAGTGTATAAGAAGAAATATAGACTTCAGCGCTGAAGTATTGTTTACTTCATTAACTGGAAATTTAGAAGACAGTACAATAATTCCAATTAATCAGGAAGGAATTACAAACTTAATAGAGGAAATTGATTGTTTTAGATATAATGCTATGGTCGAGGGAACACCTGGAGTTTTAGATGCCACTAACTTGAATTTAGGTATTGATCGAATCGAGACCATAATGAATGATGATGATTTTGTTTATCTAGTAATAGCACATCGTTTCACATTACAAGAGATTGCATGTATTATTCAACAAATTGAGGAAATCGATAATCTATTATCAATAATAACAGATGAAATTATTACGAGAGAGTGTGTTGATAGTAATTCTGCCACCTCTTCCAATAATTTAACAAACCTTGCTTCGAATACAGATACCTACACAAGGACAGATCAAATACAATCTGGTATACCCGTGATTGGTGAAAATACAGGGGGTGAAATTACTGGAGGTGAAGAAATCATTGAAGAGAACAATGAGGTAGAAGAAGTGGTTGATACAAAGAATGAGGTAGGAGAAGTGTCTGCTACAGATACGATAAAGCTTGAAAGTAACGCGAAGGCAAAAGCATTGCAGGGTGCAATTAGTAATTCATTAACTAATACAAGTACTAAGACTAAAGCTGAAACAATAACCATAAGAGATGTCTTTGGTAATATGAGTGCTAGAGAGTGGAGACTATATATACAAGATGTATTATTTCCAAGACTTAATTTTGCATTAGGAAGCTCATTATATCGTTACAGTTCCGTTTTAAAAACAAATAATAAAGCAGTTTTGAAAAAGTTAGAATCGATAATTCAATCAATTTATTCTGGAAGTTCTGGTAACAATGTTCCTATTAAGTTTACGAATATCGATCAAAATGAATGTGCATTGGATGCATTTCAAAACTTTCAGTTTTTAACTTACTTTAAGTATCAAAACTGTAAATGCAGAAAATTTTCTTGTGAAGAGATAAAAGCACGAAGTGTATTTTCTCAAGTTTTAAACTGTGATTTAGCGTTCGGTGGAAATATAGTTTCAAGCGGAGAATTAGGGATAATGGTATCTCTACCAAATGATCTGGCAAAGATAGATCCTTCTTGTGAGTATCGATTGACCGATTGTTATGAGGATGGTTATTTAGATGCTCATAATGTTCTTTTAGGCCATTATGTAAAGAGCGGGCAGATTATGATGATGCAAAAAATCATATTAACTAAGAAGTTATTAACTCATAACATATATCTAACCGGTTCTTATCAAGATATCAATGATAGGTTATTATACCGTATCCTGGAAGAGAGTAGTTATTCCTATCTAATAGTGAACACATGGAGAAACTATCAACAAAAGAGAGTATATGAAAGTATTCCTATTTATGATGGATTGGGTAATGAAACAGGAATATTCCCTATTAACTTGTTTCAATTTTACGAAGGCAATCAGATACAGACACAGATAGATTTTTTAAAACTTTGTTTTCAATCGGTAATACCATTATCAGATATTCTATTGAGCATCGTTGAAAAAGGATGCTATGAATGCTATGCAGATTACGGTTGGGATATTGACACCAGTACCAACTCATGGTTTTGTGAGGAATCTTTCTTAGATACAGTACATGCTTTTCCTATATTAAGTGATTTAATTGAGAAGGTAAAAGTTCTGATTCGCAATGAAATCACAGATTCTAGTATCAGAGACGAATGTAATATGGAACTTAGAACAAAGCTTGAGGTGTTATTATTAGGAAAAAAGTCAAGTATCTTTAACGTTCATCAAAGTGCTAATTTTATGACTATATTAGAGCAAAAATCATATCTCAGTCTTACATCATTATACAATTCTTTAGAGAAAGAATATTACCTTGTCTTACTAATGCAAAAGTTATATCAGGTCTCAAAGAAATTGAAAGAAAGAGAAGAAGAATTTCATTTTCTTACCGCTTGGAATAGTCTGCATGAATTATTTCCTAATCAAAATATCTTATCCAATAAACGTGTGGAATTTTTTGAACATTATATAGAACAAGCATCTGATGTTGGACTTAGTTATTACTTATATGATTCTACTCCTAGCAAATTATCTAAAGATATTCTTAAACAAATTCCTACGATAATAAGTGGACGCCTAACTAAAATAGATGACTTAGACAGTATAGACAGTCGTATAAAATTAAATAAGGATCAGAAGAAAAAAATAATAGAATTAGATCCAACGCGCGTATTGTTTTCTTTTAATGATGATTCTATGGTTTATGAATGTGAGAGTTTTTGACTATTTTTCTATTTATTGAGAAAAGTTCGCAAAGCTTGCTTTTCTTGTATTATGTATTTTATTATAAAGATAAAATTATCTAAACCTCAATATTTAAAGCAATATAAATATTTCAAGCAATGTAAATATTTAAAACTTTTCCTATTTTAATGTTTCAAATCTATATTAAACTGTCATTATAGTTTGATTTATTGCTACATCTAGAAGGATTGCTAGTTCAAAATATAAGTTCAAAATATATATTCTGGATTTTATAAAATACATGAAAACATTGTAAATAATATACATATTATCGTATGTTTTTTCGTCATGTTTAATATTGTAAATACTTACATTTGCACTTATGATATAAGTACTAATATTTTGTACGTAAGTTTCACCATCGAAGGAATTAAAGTGATAGCATAGGAGGGAGCATATGTAATCACTTACATTCTTCTATTTCTTATGCGAGAAAGGAGGTTAATGATTTATTCATAGTTGGGCATTTGTATTATGTGTTCATACATGTTTTAACTTTTTTCTAATTATGGGATGGCGCGAAGCGCAAAATGGAGGTAAATATGAAAATAGGGAAGTTTAGCAAACGGGTAGCACATGTTGTTACTCTAGCGATGATGTTCGGATTATTTTTACCTATGATGAAACCAGTAGGGACTTTAGCAGCAACGACGACAACACATGAATTAAATGTATCAAATTCAATGACAGTAGGACAATACTCATCAGATTTTACTTTAAATGGATTTACATTTATTACAGGAGGATCTATATGGGAAGTAGATAGCTCTAGCCGGTCTTACGGTGGTGTAAACTTTACGCAGAGAGTTAAATCGGGCGGAAAGGGTACCATTAGTAAAAGAGCAATCTCATTTACAGCTTCTGGAGCAGGTCAATTAACAGTTTATGCAATGAGTTCTGGAAGTACTTCAAGAAATGTAACGCTTTATGGGAACGGTAAGGATCTAGAAAGCTTTACTGCAGTGCAAGATGTCATTACTGCTATGAATTTTACGATTCCAAATTCCGGTACTTATGTTATTTATCCACCAGACGATGGTATTAGCTACTACTATTTAAAGGTAGTTAAAACCGACTCAACACCTACACCAACTCCAACAGTAAAACCGACCCAAACACCTACACCAACTCCAACTACATCAAATGAAGTTTACGTCTCAAACAATGGTTCTGCAAGTGCAAGTGGTACATATTCCAATCCAAAATCCTTAGAGGGAGCGATTAGTTCGGCGAAAGCTGGACAAACCATTTTTATGTTACCAGGTACTTATTCTTATAGTACACAAATAACAATTCCAGCAGGAACCAATGGTACATCCAGTGCACGAATTAAATTAATGCCATACAATAATGGTAGTGTAACTCTTAATTTCTCATCTCAGCCATACGGTAATCCTGATACTAATTTACGAGGTATTCAACTGGATGCAAATTATTGGCATATCTATGGAATCCGTGTGTATGGAGCTGCTGACAATGGTATCTATTTAAGCGGTAATAATAACATTATAGAAATGTGTGTATTAGAAGCCAACCGCGATACGGGATTGCAGCTGAGCAGAAGAAATTCTAGTTTAACAACTATATCAGGTTGGCCTTCCAATAACCTCATTAAAAACTGTACCTCCTTTAACAATTACGATCCAGCTACTGGTGAGAATGCAGATGGATTTGCTGCAAAATTAACTTGTGGAGAGGGAAATGTGTTTGATGGATGTATGGCATACAATAACGTAGATGATGGTTGGGATTTATATACGAAAACAGATACCGGAGCGATTGGTAGTATAACTTTGAGAAACTGTGTTTCATTCCGTAACGGTGCAACAAGTACAGGTGTTTTCACTGCAAATAGTGACGGTAATGGATTTAAGCTCGGTGGCTCAAGTATCGCAGTAGCTCACACCGTAGAAAATTGTATCGCATTTGAAAATAAAAACCATGGCTTTACCGATAATTCTAATCCAGGTCCTATTACACTAAAAAATTGTACTTCTTTTAATAATAGTTTAGCGGATGGAAATAAGTCTAATTTTGATTTTGCAAGAGCGGATACATCCAACAATTATTTTACCAATATTATTACATTCAGTACAAAGCCTGTTTCAAGTGACAAATATAAGGGAACAGCTACGAACTGTAGTTTTTATAATAGTTCTAAGTATTATCTTATAACAACGGCTACAAGTGTAAATACAAGAGGTGGAATTTATGGAACATTAAATTCAACAGGTGTTAAGACCTCAGACTTTGTGTCCTTATCAGCTCCAGCTAGTAGTTCAAACTTACATCAAACATTAAGAAATTCCGACGGTTCTATTAACTTAGGTAATTTCTTAAAGTTAAGTAGTTCTTCTGCATACAAGACAATGGGAGCTAATCTAGGAAATTAAGAGTTGATTTTTACATAGGATAATAAGAGTTAGTTATACAGACGGTAAGAGTTAGCTATAGCAAAGGATGATAAAAATTAGTTATTACAGAGGACGATAAGAATTAGCTATTACTAAAGACGAAGTAAAGATACAAAATATTAGGAAAACGTAACAGTTTGTATCCTGTGAATATACTTGGAGGGGAGCTTATATACTTTAAATTCTATATTTAATAATTTAGAAAAATAAGAAGAAGAAACTGATATTCCTTAAGATGCAAATTAGCATATTAAATA is a window of Lachnoclostridium phytofermentans ISDg DNA encoding:
- a CDS encoding tRNA dihydrouridine synthase, which gives rise to MKFYFAPMEGVTGYIYRNIHHSYFPNVDKYFTPFIVANQSNSFKTRELQDIKPEHNQGMYVVPQILTNNAQDFIQTSRKIAEFGYDEINLNLGCPSGTVVAKGKGSGFLVMKDELNRFLEEVFQASVTKISIKTRIGRDNPEEFHDLMSIFNQYPLEELIIHPRIQKDMYKNTPNLPVFAEGLLLSKHEVCYNGDIFTVDDYKNFIANFPQVKAVMLGRGIIANPAIIQEITLGKGLDKSILKEFHSRLVIDYQRILSGDRDVLFKMKEVWHYWSFIFTNSEKYIKKIRKAQRISDYVLAVENLFYEQEIKKDAGYNS
- a CDS encoding peptidoglycan-binding protein; translation: MLPLMRKNKLRIAIVGAVVGLGAAVAIPNSVAKDYAQEVNARAMVAQQLSYDDISPGLINVSPVNLENNKVTFSLNNSGEKDTSSSKLEDNKKPQNQENQKKDVNSSNVVNPEDNSDKVDPSKVVSNDADDQTEELSGDKCVDDYTTVMSVDDSLDTPEKEEVPVVDEEPAPKFYDIGVRHSTVMEIQQRLMDLGFMEDAEPTDYYGSITAEAVKMFQRQSDLKQDGILGPDTFEMLLSDNAKHYAAKLGMDGADIKRIQQRLYEMGYLATADMVTGHFGDVTESAVKKMQENNGLGVDGKVGKMTVDLLYSEEAKPNLIAYGEQSDIVLAAQKRLKELGYLTTTPDGKYGNDTSVAVKQFQSRNDLVVDGFLGPSTREVLKSSSAVPNGVMLGDSGDAVKRIQELLNKYGYLSSANMTGYFGEVTEDAVKSFQKNNGLSADGNVGVMTMTKLTSSDVVKASSTSGGSSNSGSSNSNSGSSNSSNSGNSSNSSNSSNTSSNNSSSNNNSNSGAVSGSVSELIRVAKSKVGTPYILGAKGPNAFDCSGFIYWCLNQVGVKQSYLTSSGWRSVGKYKMITSLSNVQAGDIIVVRGHVGIAAGNGTVIDASSSSGRIVYRDLNSWWSSRFIVAWRIFD
- a CDS encoding restriction endonuclease subunit S domain-containing protein, with translation MVIGMNLEKQVLEFLNNSLNWYLSTTPCLFQNDIDRININELAIFEVESILEVTDAERMRSIENILNSLPTNETNFFYIIHGSKGIIKFYYGIAPNFECRLDEECIRRNIDFSAEVLFTSLTGNLEDSTIIPINQEGITNLIEEIDCFRYNAMVEGTPGVLDATNLNLGIDRIETIMNDDDFVYLVIAHRFTLQEIACIIQQIEEIDNLLSIITDEIITRECVDSNSATSSNNLTNLASNTDTYTRTDQIQSGIPVIGENTGGEITGGEEIIEENNEVEEVVDTKNEVGEVSATDTIKLESNAKAKALQGAISNSLTNTSTKTKAETITIRDVFGNMSAREWRLYIQDVLFPRLNFALGSSLYRYSSVLKTNNKAVLKKLESIIQSIYSGSSGNNVPIKFTNIDQNECALDAFQNFQFLTYFKYQNCKCRKFSCEEIKARSVFSQVLNCDLAFGGNIVSSGELGIMVSLPNDLAKIDPSCEYRLTDCYEDGYLDAHNVLLGHYVKSGQIMMMQKIILTKKLLTHNIYLTGSYQDINDRLLYRILEESSYSYLIVNTWRNYQQKRVYESIPIYDGLGNETGIFPINLFQFYEGNQIQTQIDFLKLCFQSVIPLSDILLSIVEKGCYECYADYGWDIDTSTNSWFCEESFLDTVHAFPILSDLIEKVKVLIRNEITDSSIRDECNMELRTKLEVLLLGKKSSIFNVHQSANFMTILEQKSYLSLTSLYNSLEKEYYLVLLMQKLYQVSKKLKEREEEFHFLTAWNSLHELFPNQNILSNKRVEFFEHYIEQASDVGLSYYLYDSTPSKLSKDILKQIPTIISGRLTKIDDLDSIDSRIKLNKDQKKKIIELDPTRVLFSFNDDSMVYECESF
- a CDS encoding right-handed parallel beta-helix repeat-containing protein, with the translated sequence MKIGKFSKRVAHVVTLAMMFGLFLPMMKPVGTLAATTTTHELNVSNSMTVGQYSSDFTLNGFTFITGGSIWEVDSSSRSYGGVNFTQRVKSGGKGTISKRAISFTASGAGQLTVYAMSSGSTSRNVTLYGNGKDLESFTAVQDVITAMNFTIPNSGTYVIYPPDDGISYYYLKVVKTDSTPTPTPTVKPTQTPTPTPTTSNEVYVSNNGSASASGTYSNPKSLEGAISSAKAGQTIFMLPGTYSYSTQITIPAGTNGTSSARIKLMPYNNGSVTLNFSSQPYGNPDTNLRGIQLDANYWHIYGIRVYGAADNGIYLSGNNNIIEMCVLEANRDTGLQLSRRNSSLTTISGWPSNNLIKNCTSFNNYDPATGENADGFAAKLTCGEGNVFDGCMAYNNVDDGWDLYTKTDTGAIGSITLRNCVSFRNGATSTGVFTANSDGNGFKLGGSSIAVAHTVENCIAFENKNHGFTDNSNPGPITLKNCTSFNNSLADGNKSNFDFARADTSNNYFTNIITFSTKPVSSDKYKGTATNCSFYNSSKYYLITTATSVNTRGGIYGTLNSTGVKTSDFVSLSAPASSSNLHQTLRNSDGSINLGNFLKLSSSSAYKTMGANLGN